The genomic stretch GAAGCTTTCTATATAATTGGTGTGAGTGATAATGGTGAAGTATTAGGATTAACAGAGAATGAGTTAAACAAAAGCTTAGAGATTCTTTCAAAAATATCATCTATCATTAATGCAAAGATAGTTCATGTAAGGAAAGTTGAAGCAAAAAAAGGAAAATATATTGCTGAAGTTTTAGTTAGGATTCACAGAGACAAAATACCAGTACAAGTAAATATTGCAATCATGGGTCATGTAAATGCTGGGAAGAGCACTTTAACTGGGGCTCTTATCTTTGGAAAATTAGACGATGGCAATGGTACTTTGAGAGCAATGGTAGCTAAACATGTGCATGAGGTAATATCGGGTAGAACTTCTTCTATAACTCTAAGGGTCCTTGGCTTTAAAGATAATGGAGATGTAGTAAATTGGAACTTACGAGATCCATTAGACGAAGCAGATGTAACACTAAATAGTTCTAAAATTATACGTTTAGTAGATTTAGGTGGTCATGAGAGATATCTAAGAACTACGCTTAAAGGTTTGTTGGGTTACGAGATCGATTATGTTATGCTCGTTGTAGGAGCTGATGACGGCTTATCAGCTATGGGGAAGGAACATTTAGCAGTAGCATCTATATTGCATTTTCCAATTTTTATTGTTATAACTAAAATTGACAAATATCCAAAAGAAAGAATTAATGAGATAATAACCGATATAAGAAATGTTCTGAAAATCCCTGGAATAAATAGGCTTGTAATCGAGGTAGAGAGCGAAGAAGACTTGCTAAATGCAATTCTTGCTATGAGAACTGGAAGAGTAGTTCCAATATTTAAAGTCTCTAATGTAACCGGAGAAGGACTATCTCTACTCGTAAAGTTTCTAAATATGCTACCTCCTAAAAATAAAGTAGAAAAAGTAAGTATTTCACAGCCTCCCTTAGTTTATATTGATGAAATATATAACGTAACTGGTGTTGGAACCGTTATTTTGGGCTCTGTTATACGCGGAAGCGTAAATACAAATGAGATTTATTATGTTGGCCCTACCAAGTTTGGTGAATTTAAGCCAGTCAAAGTAAAGTCTATACAGCTAAATAGAATTTTTGTTGATAGTGTTTATTCTGGCAGTATTGCAACTTTTGCGATCCAAGGAGTTGAAAAAGATGCGTTAAGAAAGGGCATGGTCCTAGTCAAAAATGATCCTAAAGCTCATAGGAAATTTAAGGCAAAGGTAATAGTACTTCATCATCCAACAACAATAAGAGAAGGTTACGTAGCAACATTACATCTTTACACTATAAGACAAGCAGTAAAATTTGAAAAAATAACTAAAAAATATTTACGTACTGGTGACTCCTCAGAAGTTGTTCTATCTTTTCTTTATAGACCGGAATACATAGAGAAAGATCAAATATTCGTATTTAGAGAAGGAAGGACAAGAGGTTTAGGTATAATAACTGAATTACTGGATTAGCTTACTGCTTGTGCAGTACACTCTAAAATTTGTTTAGTTAATTGTGAGACATGTTTTTCAACAAAGTTTTTTAATGCAGGAATTTGAACATCAACTTCGTAATCAACATCATAAATTAATTCATGATTCTGAATTCTAACTAAACTTCTTACTGTAGCTTTCACTCCAGCACCTAAAATTTCTATTACAGTTTCAGACCAATTATCCCCTTTGTTAAAAGCTTTGACTTCGCCATCAGTTTCAATAGTTAAGAACCCTACTCTGCTTTTTGCTACAAATCTATTTTCCTCTATGTCTTCAATACCTGGAACACAACGCAATAAATTGTAATAACTAGAAATAAAAATTTCAGCTTTCTTTATATCATTTATTTTTATTTTTCCTTGTAATTTCATTTATTACTCGCCTTTGTCTTAATACATTCAAATAAATCGTTTAAAATTTTATTAACGGCTGAATCCATTAACCTAGCTCCTATTGACGCTAATATACCGCTTACTTTTACATCAGCAGAATACTTAAGCCTAGTAGGGTTATCTATTACGTTAATTAAAGCATTTATATCTACATTACTATTTAATCCGTTACCTTTCGCCACTAAAGTAACTATTTTATTTTCTTTATCTACTTGGACGAATTTAACGGAGGCTTTATAATCTCCTTTTATAAACCCGATACCAGTAGAGCCTACGACTTTGTATTCATCTCCTTCTTTGCTTAAACTTTTCAAACCAGGAAAACAAGATGCTATTTTTTCTGGGTTTGTAACATATTCCCATAATTCTTGGGAAGAGATAGGAACTTGAACTTCCCCTTCAAATTTCATAAACTATTATAACAAATAGTAGTATTTATGAGAATTGGTGCTATTGTACTAGCTGCGGGTGAAGCTAAGCGATTTGGCAAAAATAAACTTATTCAGAATTTTATGGGAAAACCGATAATAATAAGAGTTATAGAGTCAGTCAATTTTTTAGACAGAGTAATAATTGTTGGTAAATATATAGAAGAGTTGATACCACTTCTAAAGAATGAAATAGTTATTTATAATCCTAAATGGATGTTAGGTATAAGCGAATCAATTAAGCTTGGGGTTAGGTTTTTCCAAGATTATGATGGCGTCTTAATAGTCCTAGGAGATATGCCCCTACTAACTTCAGAGACTATAAGAAAAATCATTGCTAATTTCAAGGAAAATTGTTCGGCTATTGTTCCAGTGTATAATAATATTAGAGGAAATCCTGTTCTAATTTCAAGAAAATTATACGCTGAAGTTTTTTCATTATCTGGAGATATAGGAGCAAGAGAAATATTGAAAAAGAGAAATGATTTGTGTTTCGTTGAATGCGGAAAAGAAGTTGTTACTGATGTTGATACGGAGTCTGATTTAACTTCTCTGCAGCAGCCTTAATAGCTTTTACAATATTTTGATATCCAGTGCATCTACATAGGTTCCCAGATATTCCTTCTCTTATTTCTTCCTCTGTTGGATTAGGTTTTTCCCTAAGTAGCCAATAAGCTTCCATTATCATACCAGGAGTGCAATATCCACATTGTAATGCATGATTTTCCCAGAAGGCTTCTTGTATTGGGTGAAGCTTTCCATCTTTAGCTAATCCTTCAACTGTAAGTATTTCTGCACCATCTGCTTCTACTGCAAGTACTGTGCATGATTTTACTGATTTTCCGTTCATAATTACCGTACAAGCACCACAGTTTGAAGTATCACAACCAATGTGTACTCCAGTAAATCCTAGTTCTCTAAGTACATGAACTAATAATCTTCTAGGTTCAACTTCAGTCTCATGCTTTTCGCCATTTATCTTTAATGTAATTTTTACTTTTTGATCACTGTTGATTATTTTCATCTGTTTCACCTCTTTAGTGCTGTAAGAATAGCTCTTTTGGTTAAAACTTTTACCATTTTTTTCTTGTATTCAGCAGAACCTCTTAAATCTGAAGTGGGATTAGCACTCTCCATAGCTCTTGTTGACGCTTTTTCAATTATCTCCTCATTTAACTTTTTACCAAGTAACTCTTCTTCAGCACCTTTTGCTCTAACAGCTACATTATTTACTGCCGTTAATCCAATTCTAACATCTTCAACTACATCACCAGATAATTTTATAAGTAATGCTACGCCAACTATAGCAAAATCACCGGCTCTTCTTTCTAGTTTTTGATAAGAGAATTTATAGCCTTCAAATGTTGGAACTTGAATTTCAGTAACAAGTTCACCTGGATTTAAATCTGGAGTGAACATGTCCTTTGCAAATGATTTAAAGTCAACCAGTCTCTCTCCTTTTCTGCTTGTAATTTTTACTTTTGCGTCCATTGCAATGAGAGCTGCTGGGTAATCTGCAGAAGGATCTAAATGAGAAATACTACCTCCTATTGTTCCCATATTTCTTACTTGTGGATCCCCAATGTTACTAGCTGTTTCACTCAGTAGAGGTATCGATGATTTCGAGATGTTATAATGCGTAGTCAGTGCTCCGATTTTATACAAGTTTCCATCTTTAATAATATAGCTTAAATTATAGAGTCTTCTAATTTCTACTATGTACGAAGGTCTTATTAATCTCAATTTTAGCATTGGTATTAAACTATGACCACCAGCTAATGGTCTAGCGTCTTGATGTTCTTCTAAGAACTCTAAAGCTTCATTTAAATTATCTGGAATAACATATCCAAACTTTGGCGGATACACAAAATTAGGTAACAAACTTATTTAATATATTTTTCTGGTCTCTTTTTGAATTCAGCCATGCACATGGGGCTACAAAAATAATAGGTTTTTCCCTTATAGGCAAACTTATAAGGAGTGGAATCTTCTACATCCATTCCACAGACAGGGTCTTTAATTTTCATATTTTTAAATTCTCATATGATGTTTTTAAGTTAACTTCCAAAGTTTCTCTCTTAATTTCACAACATCTCCAACAACAATTATTGCGGGAGATCTTATTTCATGTTCTATTACTAGTTTGGATAATTCTTTTAGTCTCCCCGTTATAACTCTTTGTTTTTCAGTCGTACCATTCTCTATGATAGCTACATATTCATCATAATCTCTTACTGATAGTAAAACTTTCTCTAGTTGCTCTATTACGTGAATCCCCATCAGAATTATTAGAGTTCCTTCTCTTGGAATATAACTTACATCAATAATTTTGTTGTCTGCCCTAGTTCCTGTAATTACTGTAAAGCTAGAAGAGTTTGTTAATCTACTTGTAACCGGAATGCCAGCATAGGCCGGGACTGCAATAGCACTACTTACTCCTGGAACTACTTCGCATTCGATTCCATGAGATAATACGTAAATACATTCTTCTTCTCCTCTTCCAAAGACATAAGGATCGCCCCCCTTTAATCTTACAACTATGCTATTTGTCTTTGCTTTTTCTACTAATAGTTCATTTATATAATCTTGAAGTTTTGAGTCCCCTACTTCTTTTCCTACATATATAAGTTCTGCTGTTATATTTTCTAACAGAGTCTTTGGAACTAATCTATCATAAATAATTACGTTAGCCTTTTTTATCAAGTTATAAGCCTTAAGTGTAATTAGTTCAGGATCTCCTGGACCTGCACCTACAATAAAAACCTTTCCCATCAAATTGCCTTTACTTTTTTAATTATATAAACCCCAAATAATATTCCTTCAGGAAATTTTAGACCGAATACTAAAAGTAATATGTAATTTACAATTATAGTTTCTGGGAAACCAAACATATTGGCCGCATCATACACTATAAAGAAATATAAAATATCAGCTAAAAAACCAAGACTATATATTATTATCTTTTCGATAAATTTAAACGACGATATAAAATAACCCATTAAAAATCCTGCAATAGCCATAGAAGTAAATGATCCAGCAAAAAGTATCTGATTTTCTTCTTCAATTCTAAACATATATGGTGTCAGCCAAGGGATTATAATTGCTAAACTTAGTACAAAGACTATTATTGAGTATTTTCTTAATGCTATTGAAATTACTGGTATTCTCTCACCTTGATCATCTTCTACGTATTTATCCTTACTAGATGAATTTAGTACATACCATCCTAGAATTCCACTGCCAAAAATAGGCCCTTGATAAGAGAGTAACTTTATTATTGGATCTCCAAATGCATAAACTATAACTGAAACAAGAAGAATTACTAGACTACTATATTTCGCAAATGCAAGATAGTTCATAAGTATATAAATTAATTCAATTCTAAAATGCTTTTCTTGTTCAAACAAATTAACTCAGATTGTAAAAATTCTATTAAGACCTAAATGATTTATGGAAGATATACCTTGTATACAATTTTATCCCCTTCATCAGATTTTGATAATATTTTAACTCCTTTTTCCTTCATAGCTTCTGCCCACATTTCAACTTGATCCGCTTGTAATCCCTTTAACGCTATAATTTCAATCTCTTGATTCCCTCCTTCACTAAGCCAAAACCTCATTATACTTAGAGCAGGAGAGTTGCTTCCGCACTTAGTATCACTTTGTCTTAAATCTAGTACTTTCATCAATATATCATCTCAGAACTAATATTTAGGATCTTTTCATCTTCAAGGAAATAAATTCTATTCCAATTATCTCTTTTCATTTTATAAATTATTGATGATAAAATAACTCTAATGTTACAAAACGCACCTACGCATCCAGTTTCTTCTGCCATTGTAAAATCAATCATTTTATATAGTTTATTTTCTCTCTCGCCACCAGAAGATAATATTATTATATTTCTATTCCTCGAGGAAAATATAGGAGAATGAACAAATAATTCTAGTCTTTCGTAATTAGATGGTATACCAAAAACTTCAGCCATTTTTAAACTACTGAAATAAGCCACACCGTAATTTTCCGATTTACCTATAAAGAAGGGGTTATTATCTAGGTTAATAACTTTATTTACTCTCTCTCTATCTTCTTCAAATCTAAACATAGAATAAAGAGCTGATAATGACATTAAGAAGGATAAAAAACCTGGAAGTTTAGCTTTGGGCTGATAAGGTAGTATAACGACGTCATTAACTTCTTTAGCAAGTGGCGATTCTGAATTTGCTGTAATTCCAATAACCTTAACACCCTTACTTTTTAACTTTTTAGCTAGAATTGTATTATACCTTGTTTTTCCAGAAACAGATACAATAACAGTTGGTTTGGTGATATTAACTTCTAATGCCTCATAAGGGTCTAAAACTGTTATTTTCTTCTTGCTTTTCCCTTCTATGACTAAACCGCTAGCATAGGAATCTCCAGCCCCTACTATATAAGCCTCATCTAGTTGAATATGAGCATCTACTTGATAGTTAGTATTTAATTCCTCCTCGAGTAACTTGATATAGTCCATATAATATTATTTAGGTGTTGTTCAAATGAAAAGCATAATTAGAGCTGGAATAGCGTTAGGGGCCGATAATCCCTTAAAGAAAGTATACGTTGGCGTCGATGAAGGAAAAATAGAAGTTGTAAGTAATGAAGAGTTGACTGGTTATGAGGATGCTGAGTTAGATATAGGCGGATGGGATAGGCTTCTATCACCTGGATTTATTTCTATCCATACTTTCATTACTTTATATCCTTTTAGATTTAGAATATTTTATGGAAAAATTAATGCTAATGATCTTCTTTCAGTTATGAGCAATAATGATGTGTATCATTTAGCTCTTTTAGGTGCATATCATTTATTAAGATCTGGTGTTACCACTGTTGTATTTAGTGATAAACATCCAGACCCGGTAGCTAGAGCTGTAACTAATGTAGGTTTAAG from Sulfolobus sp. S-194 encodes the following:
- a CDS encoding SIS domain-containing protein; translation: MDYIKLLEEELNTNYQVDAHIQLDEAYIVGAGDSYASGLVIEGKSKKKITVLDPYEALEVNITKPTVIVSVSGKTRYNTILAKKLKSKGVKVIGITANSESPLAKEVNDVVILPYQPKAKLPGFLSFLMSLSALYSMFRFEEDRERVNKVINLDNNPFFIGKSENYGVAYFSSLKMAEVFGIPSNYERLELFVHSPIFSSRNRNIIILSSGGERENKLYKMIDFTMAEETGCVGAFCNIRVILSSIIYKMKRDNWNRIYFLEDEKILNISSEMIY
- the cutB gene encoding glyceraldehyde dehydrogenase subunit beta; the protein is MYPPKFGYVIPDNLNEALEFLEEHQDARPLAGGHSLIPMLKLRLIRPSYIVEIRRLYNLSYIIKDGNLYKIGALTTHYNISKSSIPLLSETASNIGDPQVRNMGTIGGSISHLDPSADYPAALIAMDAKVKITSRKGERLVDFKSFAKDMFTPDLNPGELVTEIQVPTFEGYKFSYQKLERRAGDFAIVGVALLIKLSGDVVEDVRIGLTAVNNVAVRAKGAEEELLGKKLNEEIIEKASTRAMESANPTSDLRGSAEYKKKMVKVLTKRAILTALKR
- the cutC gene encoding glyceraldehyde dehydrogenase subunit gamma, producing MKIINSDQKVKITLKINGEKHETEVEPRRLLVHVLRELGFTGVHIGCDTSNCGACTVIMNGKSVKSCTVLAVEADGAEILTVEGLAKDGKLHPIQEAFWENHALQCGYCTPGMIMEAYWLLREKPNPTEEEIREGISGNLCRCTGYQNIVKAIKAAAEKLNQTPYQHQ
- a CDS encoding GTP-binding protein, which gives rise to MNYPRESEDGKIEYKLILTSKDETRLQELASQMKYRLEEGGGEAFYIIGVSDNGEVLGLTENELNKSLEILSKISSIINAKIVHVRKVEAKKGKYIAEVLVRIHRDKIPVQVNIAIMGHVNAGKSTLTGALIFGKLDDGNGTLRAMVAKHVHEVISGRTSSITLRVLGFKDNGDVVNWNLRDPLDEADVTLNSSKIIRLVDLGGHERYLRTTLKGLLGYEIDYVMLVVGADDGLSAMGKEHLAVASILHFPIFIVITKIDKYPKERINEIITDIRNVLKIPGINRLVIEVESEEDLLNAILAMRTGRVVPIFKVSNVTGEGLSLLVKFLNMLPPKNKVEKVSISQPPLVYIDEIYNVTGVGTVILGSVIRGSVNTNEIYYVGPTKFGEFKPVKVKSIQLNRIFVDSVYSGSIATFAIQGVEKDALRKGMVLVKNDPKAHRKFKAKVIVLHHPTTIREGYVATLHLYTIRQAVKFEKITKKYLRTGDSSEVVLSFLYRPEYIEKDQIFVFREGRTRGLGIITELLD
- a CDS encoding SRPBCC domain-containing protein, which produces MKLQGKIKINDIKKAEIFISSYYNLLRCVPGIEDIEENRFVAKSRVGFLTIETDGEVKAFNKGDNWSETVIEILGAGVKATVRSLVRIQNHELIYDVDYEVDVQIPALKNFVEKHVSQLTKQILECTAQAVS
- the cobA gene encoding uroporphyrinogen-III C-methyltransferase; protein product: MMGKVFIVGAGPGDPELITLKAYNLIKKANVIIYDRLVPKTLLENITAELIYVGKEVGDSKLQDYINELLVEKAKTNSIVVRLKGGDPYVFGRGEEECIYVLSHGIECEVVPGVSSAIAVPAYAGIPVTSRLTNSSSFTVITGTRADNKIIDVSYIPREGTLIILMGIHVIEQLEKVLLSVRDYDEYVAIIENGTTEKQRVITGRLKELSKLVIEHEIRSPAIIVVGDVVKLREKLWKLT
- a CDS encoding CoxG family protein: MKFEGEVQVPISSQELWEYVTNPEKIASCFPGLKSLSKEGDEYKVVGSTGIGFIKGDYKASVKFVQVDKENKIVTLVAKGNGLNSNVDINALINVIDNPTRLKYSADVKVSGILASIGARLMDSAVNKILNDLFECIKTKASNK
- a CDS encoding nucleotidyltransferase family protein gives rise to the protein MRIGAIVLAAGEAKRFGKNKLIQNFMGKPIIIRVIESVNFLDRVIIVGKYIEELIPLLKNEIVIYNPKWMLGISESIKLGVRFFQDYDGVLIVLGDMPLLTSETIRKIIANFKENCSAIVPVYNNIRGNPVLISRKLYAEVFSLSGDIGAREILKKRNDLCFVECGKEVVTDVDTESDLTSLQQP
- a CDS encoding YHS domain-containing protein produces the protein MKIKDPVCGMDVEDSTPYKFAYKGKTYYFCSPMCMAEFKKRPEKYIK